One stretch of Actinacidiphila sp. DG2A-62 DNA includes these proteins:
- a CDS encoding AMP-binding protein yields the protein MSGEGPHRGEPRPGRGGRGGGKRGGDVLRLPGPLLRHRAARRPQTVPLLPYPSSAVLGTAGRSHAELDRRARAVAARLGALLQPGSRVMLVYPQGPDLAGAFFGCLYAGMTAIPLVLPAPGATEAVPAAVRRCAPDLVLTGGDTWTPLAVDRNRTAVVEADGVRVGGEPVWRLAQSWRTVGVLRSAPAYQRHHDDGAVGGRLEAAMGHGDLSDVMGELAQAVRLGTDEENVGWIAAVHGVEDAVWRILLPVHLDAGR from the coding sequence GTGAGCGGCGAGGGACCGCACCGGGGCGAGCCGCGGCCGGGCCGTGGCGGGCGCGGCGGCGGCAAGCGCGGTGGCGACGTGCTCCGGCTGCCCGGCCCGCTGCTGCGCCACCGCGCCGCGCGCCGCCCGCAGACGGTGCCACTGCTGCCCTACCCCAGCTCCGCGGTCCTGGGCACGGCGGGCCGCAGCCACGCCGAACTCGACCGCCGCGCACGGGCGGTGGCCGCGCGCCTGGGCGCGCTGCTGCAGCCCGGCAGCCGGGTCATGCTCGTCTACCCGCAGGGGCCGGACCTGGCCGGCGCGTTCTTCGGCTGCCTCTACGCGGGCATGACGGCGATCCCGCTGGTGCTGCCCGCGCCCGGCGCCACCGAGGCCGTGCCGGCCGCGGTCCGGCGCTGCGCGCCCGACCTGGTGCTCACCGGCGGCGACACCTGGACGCCGCTGGCGGTCGACCGCAACCGCACCGCGGTCGTCGAGGCGGACGGGGTACGCGTGGGCGGCGAGCCCGTCTGGCGGCTGGCGCAGAGCTGGCGCACGGTCGGGGTGCTGCGCAGCGCCCCCGCCTATCAGCGCCACCACGACGACGGCGCGGTCGGCGGACGCCTGGAGGCCGCGATGGGGCACGGCGACCTGTCCGACGTCATGGGCGAGTTGGCGCAGGCGGTGCGGCTGGGCACGGACGAGGAGAACGTGGGCTGGATCGCCGCGGTGCACGGCGTGGAGGACGCGGTCTGGCGCATCCTGCTGCCGGTCCACCTCGACGCGGGGCGCTGA
- a CDS encoding TIGR03619 family F420-dependent LLM class oxidoreductase, with product MRLAVMIFLTDQTITPTHLARELEQRGFAGLYVPEHTHIPVSRATPYPAGGPLPEEYGRTLDAFGALTAAASVTERLRVGTAITLLAQHDPIVLAKQIATLDHLSGGRFTLGVGFGWNVEEAAAHGVDWATRRDRVRDSVALMRALWAPEPTAHTGEFVAVEASLAWPKPRGGSVRTLIGGGAGPKTLGAVVEYADGWMPIGGGGLTQALPRLRAAWQEAGRGPEGPVVLPTSVVPDPGKLAHLRDLGVEEVALHLPAAGPDEVLRTLDTYARYL from the coding sequence ATGCGACTTGCCGTGATGATCTTCCTGACGGATCAGACGATCACGCCCACCCACCTGGCCCGCGAACTGGAACAGCGGGGCTTCGCGGGCCTCTACGTGCCCGAGCACACCCACATCCCCGTCTCCCGGGCCACGCCCTACCCGGCGGGCGGTCCGCTGCCCGAGGAGTACGGCAGGACGCTGGACGCGTTCGGCGCGCTGACCGCCGCCGCCTCGGTGACCGAGCGGCTGCGCGTCGGCACCGCCATCACCCTCCTCGCGCAGCACGACCCGATCGTGCTGGCCAAGCAGATCGCGACACTGGACCACCTGTCCGGCGGCCGCTTCACCCTCGGCGTCGGCTTCGGCTGGAACGTCGAGGAGGCCGCCGCCCACGGCGTGGACTGGGCCACCAGGCGCGACCGGGTGCGCGACAGCGTCGCCCTGATGCGCGCGCTGTGGGCGCCGGAACCCACCGCGCACACCGGGGAGTTCGTCGCCGTCGAGGCCAGCCTCGCCTGGCCCAAGCCGCGCGGCGGCAGCGTCCGCACCCTGATCGGCGGGGGCGCGGGACCCAAGACGCTGGGCGCGGTCGTGGAGTACGCCGACGGGTGGATGCCCATCGGCGGCGGGGGTCTGACCCAGGCGCTGCCGAGGCTGCGCGCCGCGTGGCAGGAGGCCGGCCGCGGCCCCGAGGGCCCGGTCGTGCTGCCCACCTCCGTCGTCCCCGACCCCGGCAAGCTCGCGCACCTGCGCGACCTGGGCGTCGAGGAGGTCGCCCTGCACCTGCCCGCCGCCGGCCCCGACGAGGTGCTGCGCACCCTCGACACGTACGCGCGCTACCTCTGA
- a CDS encoding ADP-ribosylglycohydrolase family protein, giving the protein MTAVWGRAQQQDFRSRVRGCLLGGAIGDALGAGVEFESLEAIRTNHGADGVTDYVPAYGRRGAITDDTQMTLFTVEGLIRAQVRRDTGAWHPPTDVHRAYRRWSATQTEWGPDERRKDTGWLAKEEWLYARRAPGGACLSGLADDTMGTLEAPKNPGSKGCGTVMRSAPFGLLVGWEPQLVFQLAVECAAQTHGHPTGQLAAGAFAVIVHGLARGEALDGSVQHALALLGARPGHQETTDALQSALGAVRQGLPSPQRVEALGEGWTAEEALAIGVYCALVAEDVRHGLLLAVNHSGDSDSTGSVCGNLLGVQHGETALPPAWIAELEGRATILQLADDFAMEMTQAPALHGPAGASPAWLDRYPAA; this is encoded by the coding sequence TTGACCGCAGTCTGGGGCCGCGCGCAGCAGCAGGACTTCCGCAGCCGGGTCCGCGGCTGCCTGCTCGGCGGTGCGATCGGCGACGCCCTCGGCGCGGGCGTGGAGTTCGAGTCGCTGGAGGCGATCAGGACCAACCACGGCGCGGACGGCGTCACCGACTACGTGCCCGCGTACGGCAGACGCGGCGCGATCACCGACGACACCCAGATGACCCTGTTCACCGTCGAGGGCCTGATCCGCGCCCAGGTGCGCCGCGACACCGGCGCCTGGCACCCGCCGACCGACGTGCACCGCGCCTACCGCCGCTGGTCGGCCACGCAGACCGAGTGGGGGCCGGACGAGCGCCGCAAGGACACCGGCTGGCTGGCCAAGGAGGAGTGGCTGTACGCCCGCCGCGCGCCCGGCGGCGCGTGCCTGAGCGGCCTGGCCGACGACACCATGGGCACCCTGGAGGCGCCCAAGAACCCCGGCTCCAAGGGCTGCGGCACGGTGATGCGCTCCGCGCCGTTCGGCCTGCTGGTGGGCTGGGAGCCGCAACTGGTCTTCCAACTCGCGGTGGAGTGCGCCGCGCAGACCCACGGCCACCCCACCGGGCAGCTCGCGGCCGGCGCCTTCGCCGTCATCGTGCACGGCCTGGCCCGCGGCGAGGCGCTGGACGGCTCGGTGCAGCACGCCCTGGCGCTGCTCGGCGCCCGCCCCGGCCACCAGGAGACCACCGACGCGCTGCAGAGCGCGCTGGGCGCGGTGCGCCAGGGCCTGCCCTCGCCGCAGCGCGTGGAGGCGCTGGGCGAGGGCTGGACCGCGGAGGAGGCGCTGGCCATCGGGGTGTACTGCGCGCTGGTCGCCGAGGACGTGCGGCACGGCCTGCTGCTGGCCGTCAACCACTCCGGGGACAGCGACTCCACCGGCTCGGTCTGCGGCAACCTGCTGGGCGTGCAGCACGGCGAGACCGCGCTGCCGCCGGCCTGGATCGCCGAGCTGGAGGGCCGTGCCACGATCCTCCAGCTCGCCGACGACTTCGCCATGGAGATGACCCAGGCGCCCGCGCTGCACGGCCCGGCCGGCGCGAGCCCGGCCTGGCTGGACCGTTACCCGGCGGCGTAG
- a CDS encoding bifunctional FO biosynthesis protein CofGH has product MTSQTHPASAPAVGAMRRALHRAETGVALDVGEAAVLLQARGQDLERLSRTAARLRDAGLEAAGRPGVVTYSRKVFIPLTRLCRDKCHYCTFVTVPGKLRRAGHGMFLSPDEVLDIARRGAAMGCKEALFTLGDRPEDRWPEAREWLDAHGYDDTLAYVRAMSVRVLEETGLLPHLNPGVLTWTDFQRLKPVAPSMGMMLETTATRLWSEPGGPHHGSPDKEPAVRLRVLEDAGRSNVPFTTGILIGIGESHEERAESLFAIRRTARAYHGVQEVIVQNFRAKPDTAMRGMPDAELEELAAAIAVARTVLGPSARIQAPPNLVDGEYDRFIAAGIDDWGGVSPLTPDHVNPERPWPQIEELAARTAQAGFTLRERLTIYPEFVRRGEPWLDPRLLPHVTALADPETGLAREDAVVEGRPWQEPDEGFTATASGRTDLHATIDTDGRTGDRREDFEDVYGDWEALREQAAPGLVPDRVEADVKQALSTAADDPTRLTDAQALALLHADGPALDALCRIADDLRRDTVGDDVTYIVTRNINFTNVCYTGCRFCAFAQRRTDADAYTLSLDQVADRAEQAWQVGATEVCMQGGIHPDLPGTAYFDIARAVKERVPGMHVHAFSPMEVVNGAARTGMSVRDWLTAAKEAGLDSIPGTAAEILDDEVRWVLTKGKLPAATWVEVVSTAHELGIRSSSTMMYGHVDQPHHWLGHLRLLAEIQQRTGGFTEFVTLPFIHTNAPVYLAGIARPGPTARDNRAVTAMARLLLHPHITNIQTSWVKLGADGAAQMLRSGANDLGGTLMEETISRMAGSSYGSYRSIRDLEAIAAAAGRPSRQRTTLYGPVPAERVEAGRASDGHLPALLPVLPASS; this is encoded by the coding sequence ATGACCTCGCAGACGCACCCCGCCAGTGCCCCTGCCGTCGGCGCGATGCGACGCGCCCTGCACCGCGCGGAGACGGGGGTGGCGCTGGACGTGGGCGAGGCCGCGGTGCTGCTGCAGGCCCGCGGCCAGGACCTGGAGAGACTCTCGCGGACCGCGGCGCGGCTGCGGGACGCCGGGCTCGAGGCCGCGGGGCGGCCGGGCGTGGTGACGTACTCGCGGAAGGTGTTCATCCCGCTGACCCGGCTGTGCCGGGACAAGTGCCACTACTGCACCTTCGTGACCGTGCCGGGCAAGCTGCGCCGCGCGGGCCACGGGATGTTCCTGTCGCCCGACGAGGTGCTGGACATCGCCCGGCGCGGCGCCGCGATGGGTTGCAAGGAGGCCCTGTTCACGCTCGGCGACCGCCCGGAGGACCGCTGGCCCGAGGCGCGCGAGTGGCTGGACGCGCACGGCTACGACGACACGCTGGCGTACGTGCGGGCGATGTCGGTGCGGGTGCTGGAGGAGACCGGGCTGCTGCCGCACCTGAACCCCGGGGTGCTGACCTGGACGGACTTCCAGCGGCTGAAGCCGGTCGCGCCGTCCATGGGCATGATGCTGGAGACCACCGCGACCCGGCTGTGGTCCGAGCCGGGCGGCCCGCACCACGGCTCGCCGGACAAGGAGCCCGCGGTCCGGCTGCGGGTCCTGGAGGACGCCGGCCGGTCCAACGTGCCCTTCACCACCGGCATCCTGATCGGCATCGGCGAGAGCCACGAGGAGCGCGCCGAGTCGCTGTTCGCCATCCGCCGCACCGCGCGCGCCTACCACGGCGTCCAGGAGGTGATCGTCCAGAACTTCCGCGCCAAGCCGGACACCGCGATGCGCGGCATGCCGGACGCGGAACTGGAGGAACTGGCCGCGGCGATCGCGGTGGCGCGGACCGTGCTGGGCCCCTCGGCGCGCATCCAGGCGCCGCCGAACCTGGTGGACGGCGAGTACGACCGGTTCATCGCGGCCGGCATCGACGACTGGGGCGGGGTGTCGCCGCTCACCCCGGACCACGTCAACCCCGAGCGCCCCTGGCCGCAGATCGAGGAACTGGCCGCGCGCACCGCGCAGGCCGGCTTCACGCTGCGCGAACGCCTCACGATCTACCCGGAGTTCGTCCGCCGCGGCGAGCCGTGGCTGGACCCGCGGCTGCTGCCGCACGTGACCGCGCTGGCCGACCCGGAGACGGGCCTGGCCCGCGAGGACGCGGTGGTCGAGGGCCGCCCGTGGCAGGAGCCCGACGAGGGCTTCACCGCGACCGCCTCCGGGCGCACCGACCTGCACGCCACCATCGACACCGACGGCCGCACCGGCGACCGCCGCGAGGACTTCGAGGACGTGTACGGCGACTGGGAGGCGCTGCGCGAGCAGGCCGCGCCCGGCCTGGTGCCCGACCGCGTCGAGGCCGACGTCAAGCAGGCGCTGAGCACCGCCGCGGACGACCCGACCCGGCTGACCGACGCGCAGGCGCTGGCGCTGCTGCACGCCGACGGCCCGGCCCTGGACGCGCTGTGCCGGATCGCCGACGACCTGCGCCGCGACACCGTCGGCGACGACGTGACGTACATCGTCACCCGCAACATCAACTTCACCAACGTCTGCTACACCGGCTGCCGGTTCTGCGCGTTCGCCCAGCGCCGCACCGACGCCGACGCCTACACCCTGTCCCTGGACCAGGTCGCCGACCGCGCGGAGCAGGCGTGGCAGGTCGGCGCGACCGAGGTGTGCATGCAGGGCGGCATCCACCCGGATCTGCCCGGCACCGCGTACTTCGACATCGCGCGCGCGGTCAAGGAGCGGGTGCCGGGGATGCACGTGCACGCGTTCTCGCCGATGGAGGTCGTCAACGGCGCGGCCCGCACCGGCATGTCGGTGCGCGACTGGCTGACCGCCGCGAAGGAGGCCGGGCTCGACTCGATCCCCGGCACCGCCGCCGAGATCCTCGACGACGAGGTCCGCTGGGTGCTGACGAAGGGCAAACTGCCCGCCGCCACCTGGGTGGAGGTCGTCAGCACCGCGCACGAGCTGGGCATCCGCTCCTCCTCCACGATGATGTACGGCCACGTCGACCAGCCGCACCACTGGCTCGGCCACCTGCGGCTGCTGGCCGAGATCCAGCAGCGCACCGGCGGGTTCACCGAGTTCGTCACGCTGCCGTTCATCCACACCAACGCGCCGGTCTACCTGGCCGGCATCGCCCGCCCCGGCCCCACCGCCCGCGACAACCGCGCGGTGACCGCGATGGCCCGCCTGCTGCTGCACCCGCACATCACCAACATCCAGACCAGCTGGGTCAAACTCGGCGCGGACGGCGCCGCGCAGATGCTGCGCTCGGGCGCCAACGACCTCGGCGGCACGCTGATGGAGGAGACCATCTCCCGGATGGCCGGCTCCTCCTACGGCTCCTACCGCTCCATCCGCGACCTGGAGGCCATCGCCGCCGCGGCCGGCCGCCCCTCCCGCCAGCGCACCACCCTCTACGGCCCGGTGCCCGCCGAGCGCGTCGAGGCCGGCCGCGCCTCCGACGGCCACCTGCCGGCCCTGCTGCCCGTGCTCCCGGCCTCGTCCTAA
- a CDS encoding AfsR/SARP family transcriptional regulator: protein METRAAPAPGLRFAVLGPVRAWRDGEPIATGAPQQRALLAALLLRGGRTATASELLDAVWGESPPNTALAALRSYASRLRKGLGPTALVTDSGGYVLRVAPGALDAAVVEQLAVEAEKLRHSDPVRARELLGEALGLWHGEPLAGLPGPYAETQRARLAEWRLGLVEARLELDLDLGAHAEAVSELTALSAEHPLRERVRALLMLALYRSGRQAEALGVYADTRRLLAEELGIDPSAELADLHQRILEADAGLAAPAGGYPGAAGEPVRPAQLPATVADFTGRETVVRELGQQLAQASLGGGVMAVSAVAGIGGVGKTTLAVHVAHEARDAFPDGQLYVDLQGTDARPAEPEAVLGGFLRALGVPNPAIPDSLAERAALYRSTLDGRRVLALLDNAYDAAQIRQLLPGTPGCAALVTSRVRMVDLAGAHLVDLDVMSPEEALQLFTRIVGEERVAGERQAALDVVGACGFLPLAIRIAAARLAARRTWTVSVLARKLADHRRRLDELRAGDLAVKATFALGYGHLSAAQARAFRLLSLPDGPDISLGAAAAVLDLDPYTTEELLEALVDISLIESAAPARYRFHDLLRLYARECAERDELPEERCNAVTRLLDYYLASAASAYALERPGDRALGHLAPTTHPGLRFTERDEALEWLFSEAQALLAAIEQAAADGCPSSLRQAVDLLLATQDLMETGIYARQYQQAARAVVATAQELGEGLVEARGRIWLGQLLCLSGRFPEAEEEITRAHLLGVAAEDPMASSYAPNMRGIIALHTRRFEESAAYFTTALEAFRSDGSRYGEAATLSNLSRAQLELGDTEAALDASRQVVEIYRDLGAGFRPANGLYALGIALTATGRLDEALEGLTEALHVFREGRQQFWEGMTLFRLAKVHLAGGSWRQAASHAEQALVILRDVGGEWRVANALTVLGSALFGLGQPVRAHACWQDSLGIYTALGSPEAQEVRQLLGGDAETTVAV from the coding sequence ATGGAAACCAGGGCGGCGCCGGCACCGGGCCTGCGGTTCGCGGTCCTCGGTCCGGTACGCGCCTGGCGCGACGGCGAGCCGATCGCGACCGGGGCGCCGCAACAGCGCGCCCTGCTGGCCGCGTTGCTGCTGCGCGGTGGACGCACGGCCACCGCGTCGGAGCTGCTGGACGCGGTGTGGGGCGAGAGCCCGCCCAACACCGCGCTGGCCGCGCTGCGCTCGTACGCCTCCCGACTGCGCAAGGGGCTCGGTCCCACCGCGCTGGTCACCGACTCCGGCGGTTACGTCCTGCGGGTGGCCCCCGGCGCCCTGGACGCCGCGGTGGTCGAGCAGTTGGCCGTCGAGGCGGAGAAGCTCCGGCACAGCGACCCGGTGCGGGCCCGCGAACTGCTGGGCGAGGCGCTGGGGTTGTGGCACGGCGAGCCGCTGGCCGGGCTGCCGGGGCCGTACGCCGAGACGCAGCGCGCCCGGCTGGCCGAGTGGCGGCTGGGCCTGGTGGAGGCCCGCCTGGAGCTGGATCTGGACCTGGGCGCGCACGCCGAGGCGGTGTCCGAGCTGACCGCGCTGTCGGCCGAGCACCCGCTGCGCGAGCGGGTGCGCGCGCTGCTGATGCTGGCACTGTACCGCAGCGGACGGCAGGCCGAGGCGCTGGGCGTCTACGCCGACACGCGCCGGCTGCTGGCCGAGGAGCTGGGCATCGACCCGTCGGCCGAACTCGCCGACCTGCACCAGCGGATCCTGGAGGCCGACGCGGGACTGGCCGCACCGGCCGGCGGCTATCCGGGCGCGGCGGGCGAACCGGTGCGCCCCGCGCAACTGCCCGCGACCGTCGCGGACTTCACCGGACGCGAGACCGTGGTGCGCGAGCTGGGGCAGCAGTTGGCGCAGGCGTCGCTGGGCGGCGGGGTGATGGCGGTGTCGGCGGTGGCCGGCATCGGCGGCGTCGGCAAGACCACGCTCGCGGTGCACGTCGCGCACGAGGCCCGCGACGCGTTCCCCGACGGGCAGTTGTACGTCGACCTGCAGGGCACCGACGCGCGCCCGGCCGAACCGGAGGCAGTGCTCGGCGGGTTCCTGCGCGCGCTGGGCGTGCCCAACCCGGCGATCCCCGACTCGCTCGCCGAGCGCGCCGCGCTCTACCGCTCCACCCTGGACGGCCGCCGGGTGCTGGCGCTGCTGGACAACGCCTACGACGCGGCGCAGATCCGGCAGTTGCTGCCGGGCACGCCGGGGTGCGCGGCGCTGGTGACCAGCCGGGTGCGGATGGTGGACCTGGCGGGCGCGCACCTGGTGGACCTGGACGTGATGTCGCCGGAGGAGGCGCTGCAGCTGTTCACCCGGATCGTCGGCGAGGAGCGGGTGGCCGGCGAGCGGCAGGCGGCGCTGGACGTGGTGGGTGCGTGCGGGTTCCTGCCGCTGGCGATCCGGATCGCGGCGGCCCGGCTGGCCGCGCGGCGGACCTGGACGGTCTCGGTGCTGGCCCGCAAACTCGCCGACCACCGGCGGCGGCTGGACGAGCTGCGGGCCGGCGACCTGGCGGTGAAGGCGACCTTCGCGCTCGGTTACGGTCACCTGTCGGCCGCGCAGGCGCGGGCGTTCCGGCTGCTGTCGCTGCCCGACGGGCCGGACATCTCGCTGGGGGCGGCGGCCGCGGTGCTGGACCTGGACCCGTACACCACCGAGGAGTTGCTGGAGGCGCTGGTCGACATCAGCCTCATCGAGTCCGCGGCGCCGGCCCGTTACCGCTTCCACGACCTGCTGCGGCTGTACGCGCGCGAGTGCGCTGAGCGCGACGAACTGCCCGAGGAGCGCTGCAACGCCGTCACCCGGCTGCTGGACTACTACCTGGCCTCGGCGGCCTCCGCGTACGCGCTGGAGCGGCCGGGCGACCGGGCGCTGGGCCACCTGGCGCCGACCACCCACCCGGGGCTGCGCTTCACCGAGCGCGACGAGGCGCTGGAGTGGCTGTTCTCCGAGGCGCAGGCGCTGCTCGCGGCGATCGAGCAGGCCGCGGCCGACGGCTGCCCGAGCTCGCTGCGGCAGGCCGTCGACCTGCTGCTGGCCACCCAGGACCTGATGGAGACCGGCATCTACGCGCGGCAGTACCAGCAGGCGGCGCGCGCGGTGGTGGCCACCGCGCAGGAGCTGGGCGAGGGACTGGTCGAGGCGCGCGGCCGGATCTGGCTGGGCCAACTGCTGTGCCTGTCCGGGCGGTTCCCCGAGGCCGAGGAGGAGATCACCCGCGCGCACCTGCTGGGCGTGGCCGCCGAGGACCCGATGGCCAGCAGCTACGCGCCGAACATGCGCGGCATCATCGCGCTGCACACCCGCAGGTTCGAGGAGTCGGCGGCGTACTTCACCACCGCGCTGGAGGCGTTCCGCAGCGACGGCAGCCGCTACGGCGAGGCCGCGACGCTCAGCAACCTGTCCCGGGCGCAGCTCGAACTCGGCGACACCGAGGCGGCGTTGGACGCCTCGCGACAGGTGGTGGAGATATACCGGGACCTGGGCGCGGGCTTCCGCCCGGCCAACGGCCTGTACGCGCTGGGCATCGCGCTGACCGCGACCGGCCGGCTGGACGAGGCGCTGGAGGGGCTCACCGAGGCGCTGCACGTCTTCCGCGAGGGGCGGCAGCAGTTCTGGGAGGGCATGACGCTGTTCCGGCTGGCCAAGGTGCACCTGGCGGGCGGGAGTTGGCGGCAGGCGGCGTCGCACGCGGAGCAGGCGCTGGTCATCCTGCGGGACGTCGGCGGCGAGTGGCGGGTCGCCAACGCCCTGACGGTGCTGGGCAGCGCGCTGTTCGGGCTGGGCCAGCCGGTGCGGGCGCACGCCTGCTGGCAGGACTCGCTGGGCATCTACACCGCGCTGGGCTCGCCCGAGGCCCAGGAGGTACGGCAGTTGCTCGGCGGCGACGCGGAGACCACGGTCGCCGTCTGA